A region of Heteronotia binoei isolate CCM8104 ecotype False Entrance Well chromosome 2, APGP_CSIRO_Hbin_v1, whole genome shotgun sequence DNA encodes the following proteins:
- the GNG5 gene encoding guanine nucleotide-binding protein G(I)/G(S)/G(O) subunit gamma-5 isoform X1 has translation MSGSSSVVAMKKVVQQLRLEASVSRMKVSQAATDLKQFCLQNAHHDPLLTGVSSSTNPFRPPKVCSFL, from the exons ATGTCCGGCTCTTCCAGCGTCGTGGCCATGAAAAAAGTGGTGCAGCAGCTGCGCCTCGAGGCCAGCGTGAGTCGCATGAAG GTTTCCCAAGCTGCAACTGACTTAAAGCAGTTCTGTCTGCAGAATGCACATCATGATCCCCTATTAACAGGAGTTTCTTCAAGTACAAATCCATTTAGACCTCCAAAAGTTTGTTCTTTTCTCTGA